A genomic segment from Perca flavescens isolate YP-PL-M2 chromosome 13, PFLA_1.0, whole genome shotgun sequence encodes:
- the kcnj6 gene encoding G protein-activated inward rectifier potassium channel 2, with amino-acid sequence MEQDVESPSIIKPPKLPKQAREDLPKQLAERDRAKKIQRYVRKDGKCNVHHGNVTEKYRYLTDIFTTLVDLKWGLNLFIFVLVYTVTWLFFGFMWWLIAYLRGDLEHLADNTWTPCVNNLNGFVTAFLFSIETETTIGYGYRVITDKCPEGILLLLIQSVLGSIVNAFMVGCMFVKISQPKKRAETLVFSTNAVISMRDGRLCLMFRVGDLRNSHIVEASIRAKLIKSKQTKEGEFIPLNQTDINVGYNTGDDRLFLVSPLIICHEINQDSPFWEISQAHLAKDELEIVVILEGMVEATGMTCQARSSYIGSEIKWGYRFTPVLTLEDGFYEVDYNSFHDIYETNTPACSAKELADMANRTRLPLTWSLASKLSQQGLPEAMQEDPDTKTSLDNQERIQQTERNGDIANLESESKV; translated from the exons ATGGAGCAGGATGTGGAGAGCCCCTCCATCATCAAACCGCCGAAGTTGCCAAAGCAGGCCCGTGAGGACCTGCCTAAACAGCTGGCAGAAAGGGACCGGGCAAAGAAGATCCAGCGGTACGTCCGGAAAGACGGGAAGTGCAACGTCCATCACGGGAATGTTACGGAGAAGTACCGCTATCTGACGGACATTTTCACCACGCTGGTAGATCTCAAATGGGGGCTCAACTTGTTCATATTTGTATTGGTGTACACCGTGACGTGGCTCTTCTTCGGCTTCATGTGGTGGCTTATTGCATACCTTCGGGGGGATCTGGAACATTTAGCAGACAACACATGGACTCCATGTGTCAATAACCTTAATGGGTTTGTAACAGCTTTTCTGTTCTCCATTGAGACAGAGACCACCATCGGTTATGGGTACAGAGTCATCACGGACAAATGTCCAGAGGGGATCCTTCTGCTTTTAATTCAGTCGGTGCTGGGATCTATCGTCAACGCCTTCATGGTGGGTTGCATGTTTGTTAAGATCTCACAGCCCAAGAAGCGAGCCGAGACACTTGTGTTTTCCACCAACGCGGTCATCTCAATGAGAGATGGACGGCTGTGCCTGATGTTCAGAGTCGGAGACCTCCGAAACTCGCACATCGTAGAGGCTTCGATCAGGGCCAAGCTTATCAAGTCGAAGCAGACCAAGGAAGGGGAGTTCATCCCTCTGAACCAGACGGACATAAATGTGGGTTACAACACGGGAGATGACAGGCTCTTCCTGGTGTCACCGCTCATTATCTGCCATGAGAtaaaccaggacagccccttcTGGGAGATCTCACAAGCCCACCTGGCCAAGGACGAGCTGGAGATTGTTGTAATTCTGGAGGGCATGGTGGAGGCCACAG GCATGACGTGCCAGGCGAGGAGTTCATACATCGGCAGTGAGATCAAATGGGGCTACCGCTTCACACCAGTCCTGACGCTGGAGGACGGCTTCTACGAGGTGGACTACAACAGCTTCCACGATATCTACGAAACTAACACACCCGCCTGCAGTGCCAAAGAGCTTGCTGATATGGCCAACCGCACCCGCTTGCCCCTCACCTGGTCACTGGCCAGTAAGCTGAGCCAGCAGGGCCTGCCAGAGGCGATGCAGGAGGATCCGGACACCAAGACCAGCCTGGACAACCAGGAGAGGATCCAGCAGACTGAGAGGAATGGGGACATTGCCAACCTAGAGAGCGAGTCCAAAGTGTGa